One genomic window of Enoplosus armatus isolate fEnoArm2 chromosome 19, fEnoArm2.hap1, whole genome shotgun sequence includes the following:
- the LOC139302519 gene encoding protein c-Fos-like yields the protein MHPDSSTEFDSSSSCSTASPGGDTPGCSQHPPDSLSSSVDSAKDIETSAADSFVPTVTAISTSPDLRWMVQPTVITSVSPASGRVKTKIHGASQSSSPAGANKAKPSNRKGLKDKPSKEEEERRRIRRERNKIAAAKCRNRRRELIDTLQAETDQLEDEKSALQTEIDDLLKEKERLEQVLVSHKPSCKLAANNDVDEEEDNEDDVNTMLQDPPASPQLLSILENGKTPESNTTIGEAPIGQDMDSVPCIPAAAILGNSNILLCSSAEEEALEDFKGDDLDDLVPSLEMAVTPEMAASVPDIDLSGPFCLSDWETLYKSVANDLESLSTPVMSSSPTCSNYRTVFSFNYSEIDSLAEGFESLKGSLGASELMKDSLNSPTLLAL from the exons ATGCATCCAGACTCCAGCACTGAGTTCGACTCATCGTCCAGCTGTAGCACAGCATCGCCTGGCGGGGACACCCCTGGGTGCAGCCAGCATCCTCCTGACTCGCTTTCATCATCAGTGGACAGCGCCAAG GATATTGAGACCAGTGCAGCAGACTCCTTTGTTCCGACTGTGACTGCAATCTCAACCTCGCCGGATCTAAGGTGGATGGTGCAGCCGACAGTCATCACATCTGTCTCTCCGGCGTCCGGCCGTGTGAAGACCAAAATTCACGGCGCGAGCCAGTCATCTTCCCCGGCAGGTGCAAACAAGGCAAAGCCCTCTAACAGGAAAGGGCTGAAAGACAAG CCTtccaaagaggaggaggagaggaggaggatcaggAGGGAGAGGAACAAAATTGCTGCAGCAAAGTGTCGTAACAGACGGAGGGAGCTGATAGACACTCTGCAAGCT GAAACTGACCAGCTTGAAGACGAGAAGTCCGCCCTCCAGACGGAGATAGATGACCTGctaaaggagaaggagagactgGAGCAGGTCTTAGTCTCCCACAAGCCGTCCTGCAAGCTTGCTGCAAATAATGACgttgatgaggaggaggataatGAAGATGATGTTAACACAATGCTGCAGGATCCTCCGGCCTCCCCGCAGCTGCTGTCCATCTTAGAGAATGGAAAAACCCCAGAGAGCAACACAACCATAGGAGAGGCCCCTATTGGTCAAGACATGGACAGTGTCCCTTGCATCCCTGCTGCAGCCATTTTGGGGAACTCCAACATCCTCCTGTGTTCGAGTGCTGAAGAGGAGGCTCTGGAGGACTTTAAAGGAGATGACCTGGATGACTTGGTGCCCAGCCTAGAGATGGCAGTGACTCCTGAGATGGCTGCGTCCGTCCCTGACATAGACCTGAGTGGCCCCTTCTGCCTCTCAGACTGGGAAACCCTGTACAAGTCTGTTGCAAATGACCTTGAATCTTTGAGCACACCAGTCATGTCTTCCAGTCCCACTTGTAGCAATTACCGCAcagtgttttcctttaattacTCTGAGATTGATTCCTTAGCTGAGGGCTTTGAGAGCCTCAAAGGCAGCCTCGGTGCATCTGAGTTAATGAAAGATAGTCTTAACTCTCCAACACTTCTGGCCTTGTGA